A window of the Streptomyces griseochromogenes genome harbors these coding sequences:
- a CDS encoding DUF192 domain-containing protein, giving the protein MGRRWRDGAGRLVVDRGDGTPLTLPLELAVSYRARTKGLLGRDSINGAMLLSPASGVHTFRMRMPIDVAYLDRRLRVIAVRTMHPGRLGRPRLRARHVLEAEAGVMVGWGLVAGVRVRVEPDADLGVPR; this is encoded by the coding sequence ATGGGGCGGCGCTGGCGGGACGGTGCGGGGAGGCTGGTCGTGGACCGGGGCGACGGGACGCCGCTCACACTGCCCCTGGAGCTCGCGGTCTCGTACCGCGCCCGCACGAAGGGCCTGCTGGGGCGCGACTCGATCAACGGGGCGATGCTGCTCTCACCGGCGAGCGGGGTACACACCTTCCGGATGCGGATGCCGATCGACGTGGCCTACCTCGACCGGCGGCTGCGCGTCATCGCCGTACGAACCATGCACCCGGGCCGGCTCGGCAGGCCGAGGCTGCGGGCACGGCATGTGCTGGAGGCGGAGGCCGGGGTGATGGTGGGGTGGGGGCTGGTGGCCGGGGTGAGGGTTCGCGTCGAACCGGATGCCGACTTGGGCGTTCCCCGCTGA
- a CDS encoding GNAT family N-acetyltransferase, with translation MTDVYSDVSLRPVHEEDLERFLAYEHDPEAVRRSRFTPRPREDFLRHWRERVLGDPDCLVRTVVVDGDVAGNFGSWTQDGRRFVGYWLGRPYWARGVGTRALGLYLELERVRPLYADPFSGNAASVRLLEKHGFARSGTVRYGEDEHVVFVLAEPDGSGR, from the coding sequence ATGACGGACGTGTACAGCGATGTGAGTCTGCGGCCGGTCCACGAGGAGGACCTGGAGCGCTTCCTCGCCTATGAGCACGACCCGGAAGCCGTCCGGCGGTCGAGGTTCACGCCCCGGCCGCGGGAGGACTTCCTGCGGCACTGGCGGGAGCGGGTGCTCGGCGATCCCGACTGTCTGGTGCGGACCGTCGTCGTCGACGGGGACGTGGCCGGGAACTTCGGATCCTGGACGCAGGACGGGCGGCGGTTCGTCGGGTACTGGCTCGGCAGACCGTACTGGGCCCGCGGCGTCGGCACCCGGGCCCTCGGTCTCTACCTGGAGCTGGAGCGGGTACGGCCCCTGTACGCCGACCCGTTCTCCGGCAACGCCGCCTCCGTGCGCCTGCTGGAGAAGCACGGCTTCGCGCGCTCCGGCACGGTCCGGTACGGGGAGGACGAGCATGTCGTGTTCGTCCTGGCCGAGCCCGACGGGTCCGGGCGGTGA
- the mycP gene encoding type VII secretion-associated serine protease mycosin yields the protein MITRNRSEHARWRARAVSATVGVLLAGIAVTPAHADTVRERQWHLDAMHADEMWKTSTGKGITVAVIDTGVQADIPDLRGQIVAGKNYSRHPGDERSDYDGHGTGMAVLIAGTGDRGPANGSYGLAPRAKIMPIRIPDFIEQSRADGNPDDYPTYMAKAIRFAADSDAQVINISQASTAHSQELTDAAAYALSKGKLIFAGVGNDGAALNQVEYPAATPGVVGVGAIDRNAKATQESEHGPQVDLVAPGEDMVAACIGGTELCKTHGTSDATAIASASAALIWSEHPNWTNNQVLRVMLNTASKPTSGKERTDYLGYGAVRPRIALTNPGDPGPADVYPLPDFKQAASKAPNGSATASAKDDSSPSSAASTSGSDGSALPWILGGAGVVVVAGGALAAGAVRRRRRAAAVAQAQVAMPPGPGQTPWYGDSDFRGRP from the coding sequence ATGATCACGCGCAACCGTAGCGAGCACGCCAGATGGCGCGCTCGAGCCGTATCCGCAACCGTCGGGGTCCTGTTGGCGGGCATCGCCGTCACACCCGCACACGCTGATACCGTCCGCGAGCGGCAGTGGCACCTCGATGCCATGCACGCCGATGAGATGTGGAAGACCAGCACGGGCAAGGGCATCACGGTCGCGGTGATCGACACCGGTGTCCAGGCCGACATCCCCGACCTGCGGGGCCAGATCGTGGCCGGCAAGAACTATTCCAGGCATCCCGGGGACGAACGCAGTGACTACGACGGCCACGGCACCGGCATGGCCGTCCTGATCGCCGGCACAGGCGACCGTGGCCCCGCCAACGGGTCCTACGGCCTGGCCCCGCGAGCGAAGATCATGCCGATCCGTATCCCGGACTTCATCGAGCAAAGCCGCGCCGATGGCAATCCGGATGATTACCCCACATACATGGCCAAGGCCATCCGGTTCGCGGCCGATTCGGATGCCCAGGTCATCAACATCTCGCAGGCGAGTACCGCACACTCCCAGGAGCTGACTGATGCTGCCGCCTACGCGCTGTCCAAGGGCAAGCTGATCTTCGCTGGTGTGGGCAATGATGGTGCTGCGCTCAACCAGGTGGAGTACCCAGCGGCTACACCCGGTGTGGTGGGTGTCGGAGCGATCGACAGAAACGCCAAGGCAACCCAGGAGTCCGAGCACGGCCCGCAGGTCGATCTGGTCGCGCCCGGCGAGGACATGGTCGCCGCGTGCATCGGCGGCACGGAACTGTGCAAGACGCACGGCACCAGCGACGCCACCGCCATCGCCTCCGCCTCCGCCGCCCTGATCTGGTCCGAGCACCCGAACTGGACCAACAACCAGGTCCTGCGGGTCATGCTCAACACCGCGAGTAAGCCGACGAGCGGCAAGGAGCGCACCGACTACCTCGGCTACGGCGCCGTCCGCCCCCGCATCGCGTTGACCAACCCCGGCGACCCCGGCCCGGCCGACGTCTACCCGCTGCCCGACTTCAAACAAGCGGCGTCCAAGGCACCCAACGGGTCCGCCACGGCCTCCGCGAAGGATGACAGCAGCCCATCGTCGGCAGCATCCACATCTGGGAGCGACGGCTCTGCACTGCCATGGATTCTCGGGGGTGCGGGAGTCGTCGTGGTTGCGGGTGGGGCTCTCGCCGCCGGGGCGGTACGCAGGCGCCGACGTGCAGCGGCGGTAGCCCAGGCGCAGGTAGCCATGCCGCCTGGGCCGGGGCAGACGCCGTGGTACGGCGACAGCGATTTCAGGGGGAGGCCCTGA
- a CDS encoding DinB family protein, translating to MTTSGNSAAGYTAEEKDILHTSLDQHRDAVLWKLDGLDDEQLRRPMTPTGTTLLGLVKHLASVEYGWFVETFGREPEPLWFDPYESEDMHIAPGETTERIVSFYGRARAAADQVITELPLDAQGHPTWRDHSVSLRWVLVHMIAETARHAGHMDILRELIDGATGAHRPVTQAEKD from the coding sequence ATGACGACCTCTGGGAACTCTGCCGCCGGCTACACCGCCGAAGAGAAGGACATCCTGCACACGAGCCTGGACCAGCACCGGGACGCCGTGCTCTGGAAGCTGGACGGGCTCGACGACGAGCAGCTGCGCCGGCCGATGACACCGACCGGGACGACCCTGCTGGGCCTGGTCAAGCATCTGGCCTCGGTCGAGTACGGCTGGTTCGTGGAGACGTTCGGCCGCGAGCCGGAACCCCTGTGGTTCGACCCGTACGAGAGCGAGGACATGCACATCGCCCCCGGCGAGACGACGGAACGGATCGTCTCCTTCTACGGCCGCGCCCGCGCCGCCGCCGACCAGGTGATCACCGAGCTGCCCCTGGACGCGCAGGGCCACCCGACCTGGCGCGACCACTCCGTCTCACTGCGCTGGGTCCTCGTCCACATGATCGCGGAGACGGCACGGCACGCCGGGCACATGGACATCCTGCGCGAGCTGATCGACGGGGCGACCGGGGCCCATCGGCCGGTCACGCAGGCGGAGAAGGACTGA
- a CDS encoding isoprenyl transferase yields the protein MNLRETLRSLLVRLYARRVEGHLDHAQVPKHIGVIMDGNRRWAKAAGSTTVHGHRAGAEKIEEFLGWCSETDVEVVTLWLLSTDNFDRPQDELVPLLGIIEDVVRTLAADGRWRVHHVGTHDLLPSGMQSVLKEAEETTAHVDGIVVNVAIGYGGRQEIADAVRSMLLDAQDKGVSMEDLAESVDTDMIGRHLYTGDQPDPDLVIRTSGEQRLSGFMLWQTAHSEYYFCEVFWPAFRKVDFLRALRDYAARHRRYGG from the coding sequence GTGAACCTGCGCGAAACGCTGCGCAGCCTGCTCGTCAGGCTCTACGCACGCCGGGTGGAAGGCCACCTGGACCACGCTCAGGTGCCCAAGCACATCGGCGTCATCATGGACGGCAACCGCCGCTGGGCGAAGGCCGCCGGCTCCACCACGGTCCACGGCCACCGGGCCGGCGCCGAGAAGATCGAGGAGTTCCTCGGCTGGTGCAGCGAGACCGACGTCGAGGTCGTCACGCTCTGGCTGCTGTCCACGGACAACTTCGACCGTCCGCAGGACGAGCTGGTCCCGCTCCTCGGCATCATCGAGGACGTCGTGCGCACCCTCGCCGCCGACGGCCGCTGGCGGGTGCACCACGTCGGCACCCACGACCTGCTGCCGTCCGGGATGCAGAGCGTCCTCAAGGAGGCCGAGGAGACCACCGCCCACGTCGACGGAATAGTCGTCAACGTGGCCATCGGCTACGGCGGCCGTCAGGAGATCGCCGACGCCGTCCGCTCCATGCTGCTCGACGCGCAGGACAAGGGCGTGTCGATGGAGGACCTCGCCGAGTCCGTCGACACCGACATGATCGGGCGTCATCTCTACACCGGCGACCAGCCCGACCCGGACCTGGTGATCCGCACCAGCGGAGAGCAGAGGTTGTCCGGATTCATGCTCTGGCAGACCGCCCACTCCGAGTACTACTTCTGTGAGGTCTTCTGGCCGGCCTTCCGCAAGGTCGACTTCCTGCGCGCCCTGCGTGACTACGCGGCACGTCACCGCCGTTACGGCGGCTGA
- a CDS encoding LLM class flavin-dependent oxidoreductase, translating to MTGLGAVFRPQLPPERLRDVARLADQVGLEELWLWEDCFLEGGVSTAAAALAWTERVRVGIGLLPVALRNVAATAMEAASLERMFPGRAVLTVGHGVQDWMGQVGVRAASPLTLLGEQLDALRALLRGERLSVQGRYVQLDDVGLDWPPPQAVDVFAGATGPRTLRLSGAKADGTLLTASTSPDGVRRARRLIDEGRKEAGRTEPHKVVVYLLAATGPDAASRLRAELVAEGLESATDVGVAGDAGAVAEAVRRMAEAGADTVVLQPTADEPDPEGFVRFVAEEVRPLVP from the coding sequence ATGACTGGACTAGGCGCGGTATTCCGACCCCAGCTGCCCCCCGAGCGGCTTCGTGACGTGGCCCGGCTCGCGGACCAGGTGGGGCTGGAGGAGCTCTGGCTGTGGGAGGACTGTTTCCTGGAGGGCGGTGTCTCCACGGCCGCTGCCGCGCTCGCCTGGACCGAGCGGGTGCGGGTCGGCATCGGACTGCTGCCCGTGGCGCTGCGGAATGTCGCCGCCACCGCCATGGAGGCCGCCTCACTGGAGCGCATGTTCCCCGGCCGGGCCGTCCTGACCGTGGGGCACGGGGTGCAGGACTGGATGGGACAGGTCGGGGTGCGGGCCGCCTCGCCTCTCACGCTGCTCGGTGAGCAACTCGATGCCCTGCGCGCGTTGTTGCGCGGGGAGCGGCTGAGCGTGCAAGGGCGGTACGTCCAGCTGGACGACGTCGGCCTCGACTGGCCCCCGCCGCAGGCGGTCGACGTGTTCGCCGGCGCCACCGGACCCCGTACGCTCCGCCTCTCCGGCGCCAAGGCCGACGGCACCCTCCTCACCGCCTCCACCTCGCCGGACGGCGTACGGCGGGCCCGGCGGCTCATCGACGAGGGGCGCAAGGAAGCGGGCCGCACCGAACCGCACAAGGTCGTCGTCTATCTCCTGGCCGCCACCGGGCCGGACGCCGCGTCCCGGCTGCGCGCCGAACTCGTCGCCGAGGGGCTGGAGTCGGCCACGGACGTCGGGGTCGCGGGCGACGCCGGTGCCGTGGCCGAGGCCGTGCGGCGGATGGCCGAGGCCGGCGCCGACACCGTCGTCCTTCAGCCGACGGCGGACGAGCCCGACCCGGAGGGCTTCGTGCGCTTCGTCGCGGAGGAGGTCCGGCCCCTGGTGCCGTAG
- a CDS encoding class I SAM-dependent methyltransferase, translated as MAENRSFEDLVAEGAAVPTEGWDFSWFEGRASEARPSWGYARSAGERLARAEAALDIQTGGGEVLDFALGRAEPDRPPLVAATEGWPPNAAKATALLRPRGVVVVAATDDAPLPFADGAFDLVLSRHPVRPRWEEIARVLRPGGTYFAQHVGPASVFELVEYFLGPQSDAVRGGRDPELERADAQAAGLEVVDLRVERLRMEFCDIAAVVHFLRKVVWMVPGFTVEAYEPQLRALHERIEKEGPFVAHSARQLFDVRKWTH; from the coding sequence ATGGCGGAGAACCGTTCCTTCGAAGACCTTGTGGCCGAGGGCGCCGCCGTGCCCACCGAGGGGTGGGACTTCTCCTGGTTCGAGGGACGGGCGAGCGAGGCACGGCCGTCGTGGGGGTATGCCCGGTCGGCGGGGGAGCGGCTGGCCCGGGCCGAGGCCGCGCTCGACATCCAGACCGGGGGCGGGGAGGTGCTCGACTTCGCCCTGGGCCGGGCCGAGCCGGATCGTCCGCCGCTGGTCGCGGCCACGGAGGGGTGGCCGCCGAACGCCGCCAAGGCGACCGCACTGCTGCGGCCGCGCGGTGTGGTGGTCGTCGCCGCTACGGACGACGCGCCGCTGCCGTTCGCCGACGGGGCCTTCGACCTGGTCCTCAGCCGGCATCCGGTGCGTCCCCGCTGGGAGGAGATCGCGCGGGTGCTGCGGCCGGGCGGTACGTACTTCGCCCAGCACGTCGGGCCCGCCAGTGTGTTCGAGCTGGTCGAGTACTTCCTCGGGCCCCAGTCGGACGCCGTGCGCGGCGGCCGTGATCCCGAGCTGGAGCGGGCCGACGCTCAGGCGGCGGGCCTGGAGGTCGTGGACCTGCGGGTGGAGCGGCTGCGGATGGAGTTCTGCGACATCGCCGCCGTCGTCCATTTCCTGCGCAAGGTGGTCTGGATGGTCCCCGGGTTCACGGTCGAGGCGTACGAGCCCCAACTGCGCGCCCTGCACGAGCGGATCGAGAAGGAGGGGCCGTTCGTCGCCCACAGCGCCCGGCAGCTCTTCGACGTCCGGAAGTGGACCCACTGA